From the genome of Uranotaenia lowii strain MFRU-FL chromosome 1, ASM2978415v1, whole genome shotgun sequence, one region includes:
- the LOC129740506 gene encoding neprilysin-4 has product MQKSEEMDVNNEKVSSKKSRGHGCELGINEQTGRLQWCPGYRFAKVLFVIPAAMLPLALLFLLLTRLHVVGSVEYSAHQYNDVQQYYTDQSNKVDELQARCKPVRRTISEVTDIEDRDLLKDMRTSFVPTRLLSANCPQPDSDGDFLSMARDIALSDIANFFRTKRHTTSSKARPARKSAPAINNWTVDGSPQSIRATQVEMMKKYMDPSMDPCTDFYQYACGNFDHVNPIPKDKASLDTFEILRESLDIVLKNLLIENSEAESITDIENTLVTSPPNPPSNEHIRRVRKRIIGKRAVFNKLVIKTQIKKVRKRELSVHSALANEGDNAETKAKNLFLSCMNYSLIEKRGLQPLFDLLASLGGWPVLDPTWKAENFDWLNLTAQIRKFNNDIMITQWVGADIKNSDENAIQLDQTVLGLPTRDYFLQASNQKYLDGYKQFIVDVIVLLGAKQEKAEQTAEELLDFEIQLANITNSMEERNNISLLYKKMILENLHEEVPEINWTRYLSIVMERPVNSSEFVVMYALNYMKDLVVLIDQTEPRTVANYILWRFVRHRINNLDDRFLQAKQKFSNVLFGREKSPPRWKNCVNQVNANMGMAVGAMFVRKYFDENSKRDTLAMTHELQQAFRDILNETDWLDVQTRRLAEMKVNSMSLRIGYPDFILSRKELNDKYSDLEIDESKYFENTLNVLSHIRRTDQNKYGQVVNKTAWNTAPAVVNAYYSRNKNQIMFPAGILQPPFYHRYFPKSLNYGGIGVVIGHELTHGFDDKGRLFDRDGNLYRWWTDQAIDAFHERATCLIQQYGKYTVDEVGVQIDGENTQGENIADNGGIKQAYRAYTKWISQQTDPQVLELETFPALNVTNEQLFFLNFAQVWCGAMRPEATRNKLKTAVHSPGKFRVIGTLSNSEDFARVYGCEVGTPMNPEDKCSVW; this is encoded by the exons atgcaaaaaagtgaAGAGATGGATGTAAACAATGAAAAAGTTAGCTCGAAAAAGTCCCGCGGTCATGGCTGTGAACTGGGAATCAATGAGCAAACTGGCAGATTACAGTGGTGTCCAGGTTATCGGTTTGCTAAAGTTCTGTTTGTGATACCGGCAGCGATGCTTCCGTTGGCGcttctttttcttttgcttACGAGATTACACGTGGTAGGATCTGTGGAATATTCAGCTCATCAGTACAATGACGTACAGCAATACTACACAGATCAATCGAACAAAGTTGATGAACTACAGGCTCGCTGCAaaccggttcgaaggaccatttcCGAGGTGACCGATATAGAAGATCGTGATCTGCTGAAGGATATGCGGACATCTTTCGTACCGACGCGACTACTCTCGGCGAACTGTCCTCAGCCTGATAGTGACGGAGATTTTCTATCGATGGCTCGTGACATTGCCCTTTCGGACATAGCAaactttttcagaacaaaacgTCACACCACTTCGTCCAAAGCTCGACCGGCTAGAAAGTCAGCCCCAGCTATCAACAACTGGACCGTCGATGGGAGCCCTCAAAGTATTCGAGCTACACAAGTTGagatgatgaaaaaatacatgGACCCATCCATGGATCCCTGTACAGATTTCTATCAGTATGCGTGCGGAAATTTTGATCACGTCAATCCCATCCCGAAAGACAAAGCCAGTTTAGATACGTTCGAAATCTTACGTGAAAGTTTAGACATTGTGCTGAAAAATCTTCTCATCGAGAATAGTGAAGCGGAATCTATCACCGATATAGAGAACACCCTGGTCACCAGCCCCCCAAACCCTCCATCAAACGAACACATTCGACGAGTCAGGAAGCGAATCATCGGAAAACGCGCAGTGTTCAATAAACTTGTGATAAAAACACAAATCAAAAAGGTTAGAAAACGTGAACTATCCGTCCATTCAGCGCTAGCCAATGAAGGGGACAATGCCGAAACCAAAGCCAAAAATTTGTTCCTGTCCTGTATGAACTacagtttgattgaaaaacgcGGTCTACAGCCCCTATTTGATTTGCTGGCTTCCTTAGGTGGTTGGCCTGTTCTGGATCCCACTTGGAAGGCGGAAAATTTCGACTGGCTCAACTTGACCGCACAAATACGTAAGTTCAATAACGATATCATGATCACCCAGTGGGTTGGAGCAGATATAAAAAATTCGGATGAAAATGCTATCCAGCTGGACCAAACTGTTCTAGGGCTTCCCACCAGAGATTATTTCCTCCAGGCATCGAACCAAAAATACCTGGACGGCTACAAGCAGTTCATTGTGGACGTTATCGTACTTTTGGGAGCTAAACAGGAAAAAGCTGAACAAACGGCTGAAGAACTGTTGGATTTTGAAATACAACTGGCCAACATCACCAACAGTATGGAAGAACGCAATAACATCTCGTTGCTCTATAAGAAAATGATTCTAGAGAATCTACACGAAGAAGTTCCAGAGATCAACTGGACCCGTTATCTCTCTATCGTAATGGAACGGCCAGTAAACTCCTCAGAATTTGTAGTGATGTACGCCCTCAACTACATGAAAGACTTGGTTGTGTTGATCGACCAAACCGAACCTCGAACCGTGGCCAATTACATCCTTTGGCGTTTCGTTCGACACCGGATCAACAATTTGGACGATCGTTTCCTGCAAGCGAAGCAAAAATTCTCAAACGTTCTTTTCGGGCGCGAAAAAAGCCCTCCCCGATGGAAAAATTGCGTGAACCAGGTCAACGCTAACATGGGAATGGCTGTGGGGGCAATGTTTGTGCGGAAATACTTCGATGAAAATAGTAAACGTGATACCTTGGCCATGACCCATGAGCTGCAGCAAGCCTTCCGGGACATCCTCAATGAAACGGATTGGCTCGATGTGCAAACGAGACGATTAGCGGAGATGAAAGTCAATTCGATGTCCCTGCGCATTGGTTATCCGGATTTCATCCTGTCCCGGAAGGAGCTGAACGACAAGTACTCGGATCTGGAGATTGACGAAAGCAAGTACTTTGAAAACACTCTCAATGTATTGAGTCACATCCGGAGGACCGATCAAAATAAATATGGCCAG GTTGTAAACAAAACTGCCTGGAATACGGCCCCGGCCGTCGTGAACGCCTACTACAGCCGCAACAAGAACCAAATCATGTTTCCGGCCGGCATTCTGCAGCCACCGTTCTATCATCGGTACTTTCCTAAATCGCTCAACTATGGTGGCATCGGGGTCGTCATCGGGCACGAGCTGACCCACGGATTCGACGACAAGGGTCGGCTGTTCGATCGGGACGGCAATCTGTACCGCTGGTGGACGGACCAGGCCATCGATGCGTTCCACGAACGGGCGACATGTTTGATCCAGCAATACGGCAAGTACACGGTCGATGAGGTCGGAGTTCAAATCGATGGCGAAAATACTCAAGGCGAGAACATTGCCGACAACGGTGGAATCAAGCAGGCTTATCGGGCCTACACTAAGTGGATCTCGCAGCAAACCGATCCCCAGGTGCTGGAACTGGAAACCTTCCCGGCACTGAACGTCACCAACGAGCAGCTGTTTTTCCTCAACTTTGCCCAGGTATGGTGTGGGGCGATGAGGCCGGAAGCCACCAGGAACAAACTGAAAACGGCCGTCCACAGTCCGGGCAAATTCCGGGTCATCGGGACGCTTTCCAATTCGGAGGACTTTGCACGGGTGTACGGGTGCGAGGTCGGAACGCCGATGAACCCGGAAGATAAGTGTAGCGTTTGGTAG